A section of the Humulus lupulus chromosome 2, drHumLupu1.1, whole genome shotgun sequence genome encodes:
- the LOC133815528 gene encoding phospholipid-transporting ATPase 2-like: MIPISIKVSLDLVKSLYAKFIDWDDKMIDHEIITAAHATNTAISEDLGQVEYILTDKTGTLTENKMIFRRCCISGIFYGNETGDAFKESNSVETILGGIPCLNALVFGIWHEAKVQRQIIKKM; encoded by the exons ATGATCCCCATATCAATTAAG GTGTCCCTTGACCTTGTGAAGAGCTTGTATGCAAAGTTTATTGATTGGGATGATAAAATGATTGACCATGAGATTATTACTGCAGCCCATGCAACAAA TACAGCAATCAGCGAGGACTTGGGCCAGGTTGAGTACATTTTGACTGACAAAACTGGTACTCTAACAGAAAATAAGATGATCTTTAGAAGGTGCTGTATCAGTGGCATTTTCTATGGAAATGAGACAGGAGATGCCTTCAAAG AAAGTAATAGTGTTGAAACAATTCTTGGTGGCATCCCATGCCTGAATGCCCTTGTATTTGGCATCTGGCATGAAGCAAAA GTTCAAAGACaaataataaagaaaatgtaG